GCAAAATCAATAACTGCATCAGTTCCACTTCCTTCACACATTTCCAGAAGATGTCCGGCCAGTCCGAAACCGGTCACATCGGTCATGGCCGTAACATAGGGAAGGGTTGCCAGCAGACTGCCGGCTGTATTCGGAGTTAGCATCAGATCCCGTGCCTTTGAAAGATGCTCGGGCCGGGCCAGCCCTTTTTTCTCGGCCGTTGAAATCATGCCAATCCCCAGTGGTTTTGTAAGATATATTCTGCACCCCGGAGTGGCCGTCGAGTTCCTCTTCAGGTATTTTGTTTCAACAATTCCTGTAACCGCCAGACCAAAAACAGGATCCTGAATATCAATGCTGTGCCCTCCTGCCAGGGGAATTCCGTTTTGGGTACACACACTGCGTGCGCCCTGCACCACCGTTCCGGCAACCTGGGGCGGCAATTTGTCGACCGGCCAGCCCAGAATGGCTATGGCCAGCAAAGGCTTACCCCCCATGGCATATACATCGCTCAGGGCATTCGTGGCGGCTATTCTTCCGTAATCGAACGGATCATC
The window above is part of the Bacteroidales bacterium genome. Proteins encoded here:
- the selD gene encoding selenide, water dikinase SelD; the encoded protein is METIRLTQFSPGAGCGCKIAPRILEEILQGQSSDLISPNLLVGHDERDDAAVYDLGNGTALISTTDFFTPIVDDPFDYGRIAATNALSDVYAMGGKPLLAIAILGWPVDKLPPQVAGTVVQGARSVCTQNGIPLAGGHSIDIQDPVFGLAVTGIVETKYLKRNSTATPGCRIYLTKPLGIGMISTAEKKGLARPEHLSKARDLMLTPNTAGSLLATLPYVTAMTDVTGFGLAGHLLEMCEGSGTDAVIDFAHVPVIEGIEEYIRLNTIPGGTYRNFKSYGEKISPLDHHQKMILCDPQTSGGLLLAVEENHSHEFERFCQENTIPLYGIGHTLPHAGNTIRIMLSEA